A window from Natronorubrum aibiense encodes these proteins:
- a CDS encoding homing endonuclease associated repeat-containing protein translates to MTDSMGCPADTCSFEGSIFEVVDHVIESVDEFRYDAHLTEGRRLQENAREARDHGGFDEAIEDLEGALHNFQCAKLFADDVSSIESRCREMLQLIDNLVNQAENATDAGDKAHFESDSNFAGQKYEEAVDALEEARTLATELAPDRVAGIDRHLRSVQVRQESLELSEPHQTVRDLVAAAREHAAAGDRAFHDSEYEVALKEYENARDQYESLADSLQEFSFDESIADSIVCDVCRQRFDGELDSWRINLGVSLQVCPACVRFGSDGNLPNPRTVATEYRAIVENIENIRDGDVGLDWTSDAPLQSDRSEDVGTDGDRRDTRQMLMQLVGLCQQLGAPPSAAELDENTDFGYLDYRNEFGSLSEALQAAGFESQD, encoded by the coding sequence ATGACCGATAGCATGGGTTGTCCGGCGGACACGTGTTCGTTCGAAGGATCAATTTTCGAAGTTGTGGATCACGTAATAGAAAGCGTTGACGAGTTCCGTTACGACGCTCATCTTACAGAAGGACGGCGATTGCAGGAAAATGCTCGAGAGGCGAGAGACCACGGTGGATTCGACGAAGCGATAGAAGACCTAGAGGGCGCACTCCATAATTTTCAGTGCGCAAAATTATTCGCAGACGACGTATCGTCCATTGAGAGTCGCTGCCGAGAGATGCTACAACTGATCGACAATCTCGTCAATCAGGCCGAGAACGCCACCGATGCTGGTGACAAGGCACACTTCGAGAGCGATTCTAATTTTGCGGGACAGAAGTACGAAGAAGCTGTTGACGCGTTAGAAGAGGCCAGAACATTAGCGACGGAACTGGCTCCTGACCGAGTAGCGGGGATCGATCGACACCTTCGTAGCGTCCAAGTTCGTCAAGAAAGTCTTGAACTGTCTGAGCCCCACCAAACGGTCCGTGATCTCGTGGCCGCCGCTCGGGAGCACGCTGCTGCAGGAGACCGAGCCTTCCACGACTCTGAGTATGAGGTCGCATTGAAGGAGTACGAGAACGCAAGGGATCAATACGAATCACTCGCAGACAGCCTTCAGGAATTCTCGTTTGACGAATCGATAGCCGACTCAATAGTATGTGATGTGTGTCGTCAGCGGTTCGACGGAGAACTTGACTCTTGGCGGATCAATCTCGGTGTCTCGCTGCAGGTGTGTCCCGCATGTGTTCGGTTCGGTTCCGACGGGAACCTACCGAATCCACGAACCGTAGCGACTGAGTATCGTGCTATCGTCGAAAACATCGAGAATATTCGAGACGGTGACGTTGGGTTGGACTGGACATCTGACGCTCCTCTGCAATCCGATAGGTCGGAAGATGTCGGCACTGATGGCGATAGACGAGATACACGGCAGATGCTCATGCAGTTGGTAGGACTCTGCCAGCAACTCGGTGCGCCACCTTCCGCGGCGGAATTGGACGAGAATACAGACTTTGGCTATCTTGATTACCGAAATGAGTTTGGGAGCCTTTCAGAGGCGCTTCAGGCTGCTGGGTTTGAGAGTCAAGACTGA
- a CDS encoding queuosine precursor transporter: MQIEDTRAIFTALFAGSIVLANVLAAKLTWVELPGIGGVAVPAGFVAFGVAYLASDLLVEYHGREYAASVVNGTVFTLAVSYLLVFAAIWMPTAPFYDGQTAFVATLGDSASIILASVVALAIAQHMDVRLFSRLKARTSGRHRWIRNCGSTAVSQGIDTVVFITLGFAIFPALGLGGDPTLGWALLSIIVGQYLVKLLVALIDTVPFYAVTEVVEQKG, encoded by the coding sequence GTGCAGATTGAGGATACTCGAGCGATATTCACCGCTCTTTTTGCTGGCTCCATCGTTCTTGCCAACGTGCTGGCGGCGAAATTGACGTGGGTTGAGCTACCTGGCATCGGTGGCGTCGCCGTCCCTGCTGGATTCGTTGCGTTTGGCGTCGCGTACCTCGCATCTGACTTGCTTGTTGAGTACCACGGTCGTGAGTACGCGGCATCAGTTGTCAACGGGACCGTTTTCACGCTCGCTGTGTCGTATCTGCTGGTCTTCGCGGCAATCTGGATGCCGACAGCACCGTTCTATGACGGGCAAACGGCGTTCGTAGCTACGTTGGGCGACTCCGCGTCGATTATCCTCGCGTCAGTCGTGGCATTGGCAATTGCTCAGCACATGGACGTGAGATTGTTCTCGAGGCTCAAGGCTCGAACATCCGGTCGCCATCGATGGATACGGAACTGCGGGTCGACAGCCGTTAGTCAGGGTATCGATACAGTCGTGTTCATCACACTTGGATTCGCAATCTTTCCGGCTCTTGGGCTCGGTGGGGATCCAACGTTGGGTTGGGCGCTGCTCTCGATTATCGTCGGTCAGTATTTGGTCAAGCTACTGGTTGCGCTCATTGACACAGTCCCGTTCTATGCAGTGACAGAAGTTGTCGAACAGAAGGGCTGA